In a single window of the Elaeis guineensis isolate ETL-2024a chromosome 6, EG11, whole genome shotgun sequence genome:
- the LOC105046522 gene encoding LOW QUALITY PROTEIN: sulfite reductase [ferredoxin], chloroplastic (The sequence of the model RefSeq protein was modified relative to this genomic sequence to represent the inferred CDS: inserted 1 base in 1 codon) has product MAASAATGMAGSVKDPVVLMHGFHGLRPSGSIPLGRSLHAQPLMPSSSSPAVIRAVSSPVKTDASEVKRSKVELFKEQSNFLRYPLNEELLTEAPNINEAATQLIKFHGSYQQTNRDERGQRSYQFMLRTKNPCGKVSNKLYLAMDKLADEFGIGTLRLTTRQTFQLHGILKKNLKTVISTIIRNMGSTLGACGDLNRNVLAPAAPYITKEYVFAQKTAENIASLLTPQSGAYYDLWVDGEKIMSAEPPEVVKARNDNSHGTNFPDSPEPIYGTQFLPRKFKIAVTVPRDNSVDILTNDIGVVVISDSDGEPQGFNIYVGGGMGRTHRVETTFPCLGQPLGYVPKEDILYAVKAIVVTQRENGRRDDRKYSRMKYLVNEWGIEKFRSVVEQYYGKKFETFRELPEWEFESYLGWHEQGDGAMFCGLHVDNGRIGGTMKKTLREIIEKYNLNVHLTPNQNMILCDIDRTWKEDITTALTQAGLLDPIYVDPLNITAMACPALPLCPLAITEAERGIPSILKRVRAVFDKVGIEHDESVVVRVTGCPNGCARPYMSELGFVGDGPNSYQIWLGGXPNQTTLAKCFMNKVKIQDLEKVLEPLFYNWKVKRLESEPFGVFTSRTGFDKLQEMVDKWEGIRE; this is encoded by the exons ATGGCAGCGTCAGCGGCGACGGGGATGGCCGGGTCCGTGAAGGATCCGGTGGTCCTGATGCATGGATTTCATGGTCTGAGGCCTTCCGGATCGATTCCTCTTGGTAGATCACTGCATGCACAACCGTTGATGCCTTCTTCGAGCTCTCCCGCTGTTATAAGGGCGGTGTCTTCG CCTGTAAAGACAGATGCTTCTGAAGTTAAACGGAGCAAGGTTGAACTATTCAAGGAGCAAAGTAACTTTCTTAGATATCCTCTGAATGAGGAGCTGCTAACAGAGGCTCCAAATATAAATGAGGCTGCCACACAACTGATTAAGTTTCATGGAAGCTATCAACAGACTAATCGAGATGAGCGTGGTCAAAGATCTTACCAATTTATGCTTCGAACTAAGAACCCTTGCGGTAAAGTATCAAACAAGCTCTATTTGGCTATGGACAAACTTGCAGATGAATTTGGCATTGGCACTCTGCGTCTGACCACCCGACAAACATTCCAGCTGCATGGCATCCTTAAGAAGAACCTCAAAACTGTAATAAGTACCATCATCAGAAATATGGGCTCAACACTTGGTGCTTGTGGTGATCTGAACAGAAATGTGCTTGCACCTGCAGCACCATATATTACAAAAGAATATGTTTTTGCTCAGAAGACTGCAGAGAACATTGCATCACTTCTGACACCTCAGTCTGGTGCTTATTATGATTTATGGGTAGATGGAGAGAAAATCATGTCAGCAGAACCTCCTGAAGTAGTTAAAGCCCGTAATGATAATTCCCATGGAACCAACTTTCCTGATTCTCCAGAGCCTATATATGGCACTCAGTTCTTGCCACGAAAGTTCAAGATTGCTGTCACTGTGCCTAGAGACAACTCAGTTGATATTCTAACCAATGACATTGGTGTGGTGGTAATTTCTGACAGTGATGGAGAACCTCAAGGGTTCAATATATAT GTAGGAGGTGGCATGGGAAGAACACACAGGGTGGAGACCACCTTCCCTTGTCTGGGTCAACCACTGGGTTATGTCCCAAAGGAAGATATATTATATGCTGTAAAAGCAATTGTTGTTACACAGAGAGAAAATGGGAGGAGAGATGATCGCAAGTATAGTAGAATGAAATACTTAGTTAATGAATGGGGAATTGAAAAGTTCCGGAGTGTGGTTGAGCAGTATTATGGGAAGAAATTTGAGACCTTCCGAGAGCTACCAGAGTGGGAGTTCGAAAGCTATCTTGGGTGGCATGAACAG GGTGATGGTGCTATGTTTTGTGGACTGCATGTTGATAATGGCCGTATTGGAGGCACAATGAAAAAAACTTTAAGAGAGATAATTGAGAAGTATAACTTGAATGTGCACCTTACTCCAAATCAGAATATGATCTTGTGTGATATTGACCGCACATGGAAAGAGGACATCACAACGGCTCTCACCCAAGCTGGCCTGCTG GATCCTATATATGTCGATCCTCTCAATATAACTGCAATGGCATGCCCTGCTCTTCCACTCTGTCCGCTAGCAATAACAGAAGCTGAAAGAGGAATTCCCAGCATCCTCAAACGGGTTAGAGCTGTCTTTGATAAG GTGGGTATTGAGCATGACGAGTCAGTGGTGGTAAGAGTAACTGGGTGCCCGAACGGGTGTGCCAGACCTTACATGTCTGAGCTGGGATTTGTTGGTGATGGCCCCAACAGTTACCAG ATTTGGCTTGGGG CGCCTAACCAGACTACTCTAGCAAAGTGCTTTATGAATAAAGTGAAGATCCAAGATCTAGAGAAGGTTTTGGAGCCGCTGTTCTACAATTGGAAAGTAAAACGCCTGGAAAGCGAACCATTTGGTGTATTCACGAGCAGAACA GGCTTTGATAAATTGCAGGAAATGGTAGATAAATGGGAAGGTATTAGGGAGTGA